A region of Enoplosus armatus isolate fEnoArm2 chromosome 14, fEnoArm2.hap1, whole genome shotgun sequence DNA encodes the following proteins:
- the c14h5orf22 gene encoding UPF0489 protein C5orf22 homolog, with protein MSAVPLKRFYTELPVWIVEDHHDVVCHIYRAIASRHLPLKNIKMVHLDSHPDLLIPVNMSADTVFDKEKLFSELSIENWIMPMVYAGHVSCVAWLHPYWAQQIREGEHRMAVGKDSSTTTIRVTSTDNYFLSDGLYVTEEQLENSKPLRLNVVKVNPVQPSPRSLTDKTTGQNTERWLAKRPRTDHAEAGEASCSEPLSRRTDALQPAEGGNWTGSGDGGDAEGSTGYVVKGVTAFLSETEPYILDIDLDFFSCKNPFKELYTQEEYAILKELYNFRGPGPDASQEELDECVDRRVRQLEDLEAAFADLLEDDGEETVTRWASNPGMASLAQLVSSLRSRNPCPDYEMVHQAGLTCDSVELPHHISTDEEIDRLILAVQLFLRALPKPTLVTMSRSSLDEYCPVEQVDSVQSRVLAVLESLYGPLDLHKDYENNSTGTQDCQPQAS; from the exons ATGAGTGCTGTGCCGCTGAAGAGGTTCTACACGGAGCTGCCAGTGTGGATAGTTGAAGACCACCACGAC GTGGTGTGTCATATTTATCGCGCCATTGCATCGAGACACCTCCCGCTGAAGAACATAAAGATGGTTCATTTAGACTCCCATCCTGATCTGCTCATCCctgtcaacatgtctgctgaCACTGTCTTTGATAAGGAGAAACTTTTCAG tgagcTGAGTATAGAAAACTGGATCATGCCCATGGTGTATGCCGGCCACGTGTCCTGTGTGGCCTGGCTGCATCCATACTGGGCCCAGCAGATCCGAGAGGGAGAGCACAGGATGGCTGTAGGAAAGGACTCATCCACCACCACTATCAG GGTGACCAGCACGGACAACTACTTCCTCAGTGACGGCCTGTATGTTactgaggagcagctggagaactCTAAACCCCTCAGGCTCAACGTGGTCAAAGTCAATCCAGTCCAACCGAGTCCCAGGTCCCTTACAG ACAAGACAACAGGACAGAACACAGAGAGGTGGCTTGCCAAGAGACCCCGCACGGACCATGCTGAGGCTGGGGAAGCCAGCTGCTCCGAGCCCCTCTCGAGGCGCACTGACGCgctgcagccagcagagggcgGCAATTGGACAGGCTCGGGAGACGGCGGCGATGCGGAAGGATCCACCGGTTATGTCGTTAAGGGAGTGACCGCGTTCCTGAGCGAGACAGAGCCATACATCCTGGACATTGATTTGGATTTCTTCTCATGTAAGAACCCCTTCAAGGAATTATACACACAG GAAGAGTACGCCATCCTTAAGGAGCTCTACAACTTTAGAGGACCCGGCCCCGACGCCAGTCAG gaggagctggacgaGTGTGTGGATCGCCGCGTACGTCAGTTGGAGGACCTGGAGGCAGCGTTCGCCGATCTGCTGGAGGACGACGGGGAGGAGACGGTGACGCGCTGGGCCAGCAACCCTGG CATGGCTTCATTAGCCCAACTGGTTTCCAGTTTGAGGTCGAGAAACCCGTGCCCCGACTATGAAATG GTCCATCAGGCGGGGTTAACCTGCGACTCCGTCGAGCTGCCTCACCACATCAGCACTGACGAGGAGATCGACAGGCTCATCTTAGCCGTACAGCTGTTCCTGAGGGCTCTGCCCAAACCTACACTGGTTACCATGTCCAG GTCCAGCCTAGATGAATACTGCCCCGTGGAGCAGGTGGATTCAGTGCAGAGCAGAGTACTGGCTGTGCTGGAGAGCCTGTACGGACCGCTGGACTTACACAAAGACtatgaaaacaacagcacagggACTCAAGACTGCCAACCACAGGCCTCTTAA